CATATTACAAACCCTAAGCCGGCTACAAACTATGATATCTTAACGCTTATTAAAAATGCCCTTGATTTTAATCAATTGGAAATTATTGAAGACACGAAAAATACGATATTAAGGCCAGAAGAAGAGCGATTAAATGAGATGATTGACGTTTTTAATGTGTACTTGTCTAGGTCATTTGATTTTGACGATACAAATACACAAAAACTTATACAAGACACGCAAATATCGCATCTTAATATGTCTCATGATACATTAAAAATGATTATCAATGCCTATTTTGACCTTAATGACTAAATGCACTCTTGCTCATTTGAGGTGTTTAATTTTTTGCGAATTGGAGAAAGTAATTGTACATCCATAAATAGAATGGAGGTACATTGATGAGCGAGAATACGAAAAATGATAAATCCGCACATTATGATTGGGCGCAAAACGCAGAAAATGCGGCAAAAAAAGCAGAGGCAGAAATCAATAAAATCAAGAAAGAAGCACAAGAAGAATTCAATAAAAATAAACCAAACTTAAAATAACAAACATCCAGCACTTTCTATAAGTGCTGGATTTTTTTATGTTAGTCCACCTTCTTTAATTCATCTCTGTCAAATTGAGCTCTTGAAAATCCACGTCCTAAAATTTCCGATGCATTTAAGAAAATGACAAATGACTCGGGTTCTTCTTCTTGCAGTAGCTTCTTAAAATAGACCGCTTCTGACTGTTCAACAACGCATAGAATCATTGTTTTTTCTGCATTTGAATAGCCACCGATTGTTTTTACTTTTGTTAATCCGCGGTTCATTTCATTTTTAATAATGGATTGTATTTTTTCATCCTTGTCCGTAATAATAAGAATTAATTTTGTTGGCGATGTTTGTAACTGAACGAAGTCAATTACTTTACTTGTCACATAGATTGACATTAAAGCAAACAATGCAAGTTCAAAATCAAATACAAACGCTGATGTGACAACAACAAATCCATCAACAACAAGTTGTGAAAACCCGCTTGATAGTCCAGTGTACTTCTTTAATATTTGTGCAATGAGTGTCGTTCCGCCCGTTGACCCGTTCCCACGATAAACAATTCCTAAGCCAACGCCTAAAACAGCCCCACCATAAATGGCACTTAACAAGGGATTCTCAACAGTCAATGCCATGTCCCCCGTTATCCAAATCACAAATGGGACGGACAATGTACCAACAAAAGTTTTAACACCAAACTCTCTACCGACAAAAATAACGCCGATAATGAGAAGCGGAATATTAATTAACCATTGAACATACGCAGGGTTGAATTGAAAGAGCTCATATAGAATCGTACTCATGCCCGACACACCGCCAGCTGCCAGACGTGCCGGCAAATAAAAGATGTTATATGCTAAACCAACGAGCGCTGCCCCTACGATAATTTGTATGTATTCAAAAGTAACCGATTGTTTAAATTCGCGAATCATAAGCCAAAATTCCTCCATTCCATTCAACTTGTTCATTTTACCAAAAAAAATGGCCTCCGTCTTTTCAAAAACAAAAAAAGAATAGGATAACTCTTAATTCGAGAGGAATTTGCCTTCACTTCAAATACGAAGTAATGAAGGATTAGACACAAAAAAGCATTGTCCCGAAAGGACCGAAGTCATTTCGAGGAAACAATGCTTTGATTATGATCAGTTAAAAATCTTCTTCATTCGTAATATAAATTAGGTTCCAGCTATCTGATTCAACCAAATCAGCACTCTTCATACGTTCCCCATGACCAAGAACGACTTCATCATCAATCACTGCGACAATCATCGCTTTTATGCCATTATCTAAATTGATGTAAATGTCTCCAACGGAAGGTTTTACAGCGGCTTCTTCTGCTGCTTTCTTTTCTAACATACGTTCCTCTTCACGTTGTTCCTCAGTAATTTGTGCATGGTCTTTATAATCGATATTGCGGCTATCAGGATCTACTCCTGGAGACATCACCATAAATTCTTTTGGTTTTACTGTATTCAGCAAAGTGGTATACACTTTGTTATCAATTAATTCAGCTACTTTTTCAAATTCATTTAACGAGTAATTGTCTAAGTGACCTGGATCCGGATGGGTAATTAAAATATAACCATCTACCTCGGCCTGCTTATCTTTTCGCAATGTATATCTATTCCCTAATAACATGAAAGAGTCCAGATGCTGCGGTCTATGCAATGTGAGATTTTCTGCTCTAGACGCTACTTGTTCCATATCTTTGATACGGTACATGAGGACTGGCAGCCTTGAGAGAGGTCGCACAGAATACACTTTGTGTAGCTCGTTTTTATAATAGACAAATTGTCCTCTTCTTACTTGTAATAAATTCATTTATCTTCCTCCTATGCACTAAATACTATACTCTCCACATGATTAAGATACCATTCATTGTCATCAAATTCGAGATAATGGCCTTTAAAAGTTTTCATGCCTAAACGATCACCATAAATTCCATGGATATTCGCTTGGTGGCGGCGATTGTACACTGACCAATTCTTTGGTCGTCGGATGCGGAAATTCAAGCAAATTTGCCCATAATGCAATCTGCTGCCCTTTTTGGTTCTGTTGTTGCCCATACTTTTGATCTCCAAACAATGGATGGCCAATTGTAGAAAGTTGAACCCGTATTTGGTGAGAACGACCCGTATGTAGTTTCACCGCTAATAAACTAAGTCCTTCCCGACTTCCCAACAGCTCATATTCCAGAACGGCTTTCTTCGCTCCTTTATAATTTTCTGGAACGGAACGAACGATATTCCTTGAGGTGTCTTTATATAGAAAATGTTCTAGTTTCGCCTTTTCCTTTTTCGGCGTTCCTCTTACGACCGCTAAATATCTTCTTTCTAATTGGTTTCTACGAATAACATCCGATAATCTTGATGCCGCCTTCGACGTTTTCGCAAATACCATGACGCCGCCAACTGGGCGATCCAAGCGGTGAACGAGCGCCAAATAAACATTTCCTGGCTTATTATAACGAACTTTAATGTCTTCTTTTAAAATCGTTAGCAGATCTCTATCTCTACTCGCGTCTTCTTGCACCGGAATATTCACCGGTTTTTCTACGACAAGTAGATGATTATCTTCATATAAAATATTAATTTTCATTCACTTGATACTCCTTTAATTAATAAACCTTATCTCGCTATTTATTGTAATACAACAAGGAGTTTTTACATAAAGATAGCCTTTACTTACAGAAATGTTTTATTGGGTTCGTTTTTCTATTCCCTTAAAGTTCAGTTTGTAACCATTTCACTATGTTTAAACAATCAAAAAAAGTGGGAGAAGGCTATTCTATCACCTTTTCCCACTTTAGCAATCCCCCTAATTTACTCCCACACTGGGTCTTGCGGTTGATTTCCAGTTAAAACCGCTACTAAGTTTTCCGCTGCCCGCATAGCCATTTTTTCTTCTGTTTTTGCTGTCGCAGAGCCAATATGTGGAACTGTGATGACGTTTGGCAACGTTAATAATGGATTATCCGCATTAACTGGTTCCTTTTCAAACACGTCAAGTCCAGCTGCTAAAATTTCTCCATTTTTCAATGCGCGAATTAATGCTTGTTCGTCAACAGTTTGTCCTCGTGATACATTAATAAAGACGGCGGATTTTTTCATCACTTTAAACTCTTCTTCCCCAATTAATTGGAAAGTCTCCGACGTTAAAGGTGTCATTAATATCACATAATCGGATTCCGCTAAAAGTGTTGGTAAATCTCGATACGCCGCCTCATATTTCTTTTCCGCATCAGGTTTTCTCGTACGGTTATGATAAAGAACATCCATCTCAAAACCGAATTTAGCTCGCCTTGCAATCGCTTCACCGATTCGTCCCATTCCAATAATCCCCAATGTGGCACCATGCACATCTTTTCCATATGTATCCGAATAAACAGTTGTAGGCTTCCAATTTCCTGCTTTCACAAATTTATCTAACTCAACAATTCTACGAGCAGACGCTAAAAGTAATGCAAAAGCTAAATCTGCAACAGTTTCGTTCAATACATGCGGTGTATTCGTGCCGATTACATTTCTTTTACGCATCGCCTCAACATCAAAATTGTTGTAGCCAACAGACACATTACTGACGACTTTTAAGTTTGGTGCATGACTTAATAGACGTTCATCGATTCTTCCCGTTGTGCTTCCTGACGTGTAAAGTCCATCAATGTTTTTTATTTCTTCTAACAGTACTTCTTCAGGTACTCTGCCTTCTCCGTCCCACTTATGAAGTTCACAATGCTCGGCAATATAATTCTCTACCTCTTCTGAAACTGGATAGGTCAAAAAAACTTTTGGCTTCATAGTACTCTTCCCCTCTTCTAAACAAATCTTTAGATAATTGTAACACATCTAATAACCTGACAAAGAAAGGAATTCGCGACTCAGCAAATTAAAAAAGCGCTAGCACACTTTAGTACCAACGCTTCATTTTCTTAACCTACAAAATGTCTAGACACCTTTTTCCCGTCATACGAATAGACAATGTCTCTCCCTTTTACAACTGTTTCCATATGCACAATGCGTCCCCATAGCCGATAAATATAAGGCAAAACATTTTCCAAATAAGGAACGTCGAGCTCTGTCCCTTCATATCTATGCACTAAATACAATTCACCGTTCAATAAATAATCTCCATTTTCAACGACAATATAAGGAAACCCGCCGTTCACACGCATTGAAACGAGTTGTTCACGTACATTTTCATAATCTTTATCGGTAATTTTATAATCTCCGCCTTGCTTTTGAAACAAATACATATCTTCACGCTGCACTAATTCTTTTGTTAAATAGTTCCGAATAAATGAAGCATCTGACTCGATCTCTCTTACTTCAAAAATCTTTTCTCTTCCGGAATTTGGGACAATGCCTTTTTCCTGCATCTCTTTTGTTGGATCATTATAACGTTTTTCAATATCCTCGAATATTTTCAATCCTAAATAATAAGGGTTAATCGAGGTTTTAGATGGTTGTACGACATTGGCATTTAATTTGGCAAACTCCACCGTTTCATCTGCAGTTAAATTCATTTCCCTTAAAATTCTTTGATGCCAATAGGAAGCCCATCCTTCGTTCATGATTTTCGTTTCGAGCTGAGGCCAAAAGTAGAGCATTTCCTCCCGCATCATGGTCAAAATATCTCGTTGCCAATCCTCTAATTGACGACTATGTTGTTCAATAAATAATAATATATCTTTTTCCGGTATAAGCGGGAATTTCTTACTCTTTTTCTTTTTTTCATAAGGCTTTTTTTCTGCGTCTAATTGCCACAAGTCATCGTATTCCGTTTTACGAACAACATCCTCCGCTATATATTCCTCTTCTTCCTCCGCCGTTAACCTCCGATTGACAATAGAAGGATCGATGTGTTCTTGAATCGCAAGGACAGCATCTAAAAAGGTTTCGACTTCCTCTTTTCCATATTCTATCTCATACGCTGCGATTCGTTCTGCCGTCGCGGTCATACTTTCAACCATATCACGACGCGTATTCATGAAACGAATATTATTTTTAAAGAAATCGCAATGCGCAAGTACATGAGCAACAATTAATTTATTTTGAATTAAACTATTTGTATCCAATAAGAATGCATAACACGGATCGGAATTAATGACCAACTCATAAATTTTACTTAATCCTAAGTCATATTGAAGCTTCATTTTATGGAATTGTTTACCAAAGCTCCAATGTGTAAAACGAGTCGGCATTCCATATGCACCAAATGTATAGATAATATCGGCCGGGCAAATTTCGTAGCGCATCGGGTAGTAATCTAAGCCAAAACCATTTGCAATCTCAGTAATTTCATCGATTGCATTGTGTAACGCTTTTATATCAGACAATTCATTCCCTCCCTTACAAAGACGATAACTCCGGACGGAAAAAGCATTTCAATGCGTCATAGACATTTCCTTTTTCCTTTAAGACATAATAGCGAAACTTCGGGTCGTCTATCTTTTTAAACGTATTCATCAATGTCGAATAGCGGCTATAGGCATTGACTTCTCCATATCCGAACATATTGGAAACTTCCATAATCTGGTTAACTAGTTCAATACATTTTGCATTATCAGAAGAAATATTTTCACCGTCTGAGAAATGGAAAGGGTAAATATTATAACTAGAAGGATTATATTTTTGTTCAATTAATTCCAACGCTTTTAGATACGCTGAAGAACATCTTGTGCCACCACTTTCCCCTTTATGAAAGAAGTCATGTTCCGAAACGACTTTCGCTTCTGTATGATGGGCGATAAACTCGATTTCTACTGTTGAATATTTGGAGCGTAAAAATTTCGTCATCCAGAAAAAGAAACTTCTTGCAATATACTTTTCAAATGTGCCCATGGAACCACTCGTATCCATCATCGCAAGGACAACCGCTTTCGACTCAGGTTTTGTCACATCATCCCATGTTTTAAATCGTAAATCGTCATTATGAATTGGCGTAATTGACGGTTTCCCTTTCATCGCATTCCTTTTGATTGCCGTTAAAATCGTTTGTTTTTTATCAATGTTACCAATTAGACCTTTTTTACGAATATCATTAAACTCAACTTTTTCAATGACGATTTCAGCTTGTTCTTTCCGCTTTAAATTTGGTAATTCAAGCTCTTTAAATAATGCTTCCTCAACTTCCGCCAAAGAAACTTCCGCTTCATAATAGTCTTCACCCGGCTGTTCCCCAGGTTTACTTCCTTTTCCAGCGCCGCCTTTTCCTTGCTCCCCGTCCCTTGCGACGACATCTCCTACTTCGCTATCCCCATCTCCTTGTCCGACATGCTTTGAATTGTCAGCATTGTATCTGATTTTGTACTCATCTAACGAACGTATTGGAATTTTAATAACATCTTTTCCATCTGACATAATAATGCTTTCTTCACTGATTAAATCAGGCAAATTATTCCGAATGGCATCTTTCACTTTATCTAAATGGCGTTGTTGGTCTTGATACCCTTTACGGTGCAGGGACCAATTTTCTTGCGAGATAATAAACTGTTCATTTTGTTTTTCATTCAATTTTATCCCTACTTTAATAATAATGTACTATAGTATATGCTTGTGCTTCGCTATATGAGAGAAAAAACAAGACCAACTACCAAAAGTCGTCTTGTTTTTTCCGTTAAGCTTCCTTATCGATTTAGTAAACTTCCAACATAACGCAAAAGTTCATTGGCAGAAGTTGAATTATAGCCATACTCATCTATTAACCTTGCAACGACTTCATTGATTTTCTTTAATTGCGCTTCATCTGGCATTGCGGAAGACGTTGTAATTTTCACGACATCCTTCAAATCACCAAACAATTTCTTCTGAATCGCCTCTTGTAAACGATCGTGGGAACGGAAGTCAAAGCGCTTTCCTTTTCGTGCAAACGCGGAAATTCGAATGAGAATTTCTTCTCTAAAGGCTTTTTTGGCATTTTCGGAAATACCGATTTGTTCTTCAATTGAACGCATTAATTTCTCATCTGGGTTCATTTCCTCGTCCGTTAATGGATCTCGGATTTTATGTTTATTACAAAACGCTTCCACATTATCGAGATAATTGTCCATTAATGTTTTCGCTGATTCTTCGTACGAATAAACAAATGCCTTTTGTACTTCTTTTTTCGCAATTTCATCAAACTCACGTCTTGCAATTGAAATGTAATTCATATACTTCTCTTTATCTTCTTTTGAAATCGAAGCATGTCGGTCCAATCCATCTTTAATTGCACGTAAAACATCCAGCGCATTAATTGAAGGGACTTCTTTCCGTATAATTGCGGAAGATATCCGGTTTATGACATATCGTGGGTCAATCCCTTCCATACCTTCATTTGGAAACTCATTTCGGAGTTCGTCAACGCTTATTTGATTAACCCCTTCAACACTTTCTCCGTCGTACATCCGCATTTTCTTAACGATATCAATGCCTTGTTTTTTCGAGTCAGATAACCTCGTTAACACTGAGAAAATCGCTGCGACACGAAGGGCATGAGGTGCAATATGAACGTGCGACATATCACTTTCTTTGATCATTTTTTCGTAAATCCGCTCTTCTTCAGTCACTTTTAGATTGTAAGGAATTGGCATAACAATAATTCTCGAATGGAGCGCTTCATTCTTTTTATTCGCTATAAATGAACGATACTCCGTTTCGTTTGTATGCGCGATAATAAGTTCATCAGCGCTAATTAACGCAAATCTTCCTGCCTTAAAATTCCCTTCTTGCGTCAATGACAATAAATGCCATAAAAATTTCTCATCCAACTTCAAGATTTCTTGGAACTCCATAATGCCGCGGTTCGCTTTATTAAACTCCCCATCAAAACGATACGCACGTGGATCTGATTCTGAACCGTACTCGGCAATCGTTGAAAAGTCGATACTTCCCGTTAAATCTGCAATATCTTGTGATTTTGGATCAGACGGGGTAAATGTTCCAATACCGACACGCTTATCTTCTGAGAAGAATATCCTTTCCACTTGGACATCTTCAATTCGTCCGCCGTATTCTTGTTCGAGTCGCATCGTATTGAGTGGCGTTAAACTTCCTTCAATTCGAATGCCATACTCTTTAAAGAAATCCTCTCGTAAATGATGCGGGATGAGATGCAGTGGATCTTCATGCATCGGACAACCTTTAATTGCATATACCGCACCCTCGTCAGTTTTCGAATAAGCCTCTAATCCACGTTTCAACATTGTCGCAATCGTCGACTTACCACCACTAACTGGTCCCATTAACAATAAGATTCTTTTTCGCACATCAAGTCTTTTGGCAGCGGGATGAAAATACTCTTCTACTAACTTTTCAATTGATTTTTCTAGCCCAAATATCTCGTCATCAAAAAAGTGGTACGTCCTATTCCCATTTTTCTCTGTAATTCCAGCGCTTTTAATCATATTATAGACACGGGAATGTGACGTTTGTGCAACTTCTTTTCTTTCTCTCACAATGTCCAAGTATTCTGCAAAAGTACCTTCCCATTTTAAACTGTCTTCTTCTTCTCTAAATCGCTTCACTTCATTTAAAATATCCATCTTATCCCCTCCAATTAGGGCAAGGTTTCTATATCTTATGCCCGAGCTCTCCGTATCATGCCGAAAGAATTTATACTTTACGACACAAAATATAGCCGATAGCAATAGAGCATGCCCCCTTCCCTCTTACTAAATAAATATATTTCAAATTGCGTTCATATGATAAAGCACGAGTCACAGTATAAAAGTTTGCAACATTCTTCGAAAACTTCGCAACACTTTAATTAAAGGTCACAACGTTATAATGAAGTGTTTTTTAAAAAAAAGGGGGGGATAGGATGGAAGCAACTTGGTGGTCAATTGTTCCGCCACTGCTAGCGATTACCTGTGCCATCATCACTCGGGAAGTTTTATTATCCTTATTACTCGGGGTGCTCAGTGGTGCACTTATCTTGGCGAATTTTTCAATTGCCGGGGGACTAAGTGATTCGTTCCAAACAATCTTCGTGCAAGTGGCTGATCCAGAGTGGACCGTACCAATCCTTATTTTTGTATTCATGTTGGGGGGAATTACAGCTCTTTTTGGAAAGTCAGGGGCTACAGAACAGTTTGGAAAGTGGGCGATGTCCAAAGTAAAAACACGTGTTGGTGCGCAGTTTGTGACGATGTTAACAGGTTATGCAATTTTCATCGATGATTATTTTAATAGTTTAGCAGTTGGCCAAATTGCACGGCCAATTACAGATGAACACGGTGTATCGAGGTCAAAATTAGCTTATTTAATTGACTCGACAGGTGCGCCGATTTGTGTGCTCATCCCTCTATCTAGTTGGGGCGCTTATGTGTTTTCTTTACTTGCGGAGCCGATTAAAACATACGGGCTTGGCCATAGTCCAGTGTCCGCCTTTTTTAGTGTTGTGCCCGCTAATTATTATGCCATTTCTTCTTTATTCATTGTCTTTTTAGTGATTTGGATGCGTGTCGATTTTCCATTAATGAGGAAGCATGAGCAGCAGGCAGTTGATAGAAGACACGGCGACAAAAAATTAATGACTGAACATGTACAAATTTCTTTTTCACAAGCATTAGATTTGCTCATTCCTATTTTTGTATTAATCGTTGCAACAATTGGATTTTTTCTTCATACCGGTGGCTATTTTAAAGGTGGAAATAGTTTAATGGAGGCTTCTGGAGAAGGAAATATTACATTAGCACTCGTTTATGGTGTTGTCGTAGCTGTCATAGTGTCAGCACTGCTTTATGTTCCCCGTAAAAAATTGAAAGCGAAGGAATTTATTTCAACGTTTACAAAAGGAATGGAAAATATGCTTGGAGGCGCACTGATTCTCGTACTTGCTTGGTCAATCGGAGATATTGTTGGGCGCCTTGAGACAGGTCACTTTTTAGCATCTCTCGTCGATGGCAATGTGGCTTTTTGGGTAATTCCTAGTATTTTGTTTGTACTTGGTTGTTTGATGTCATTCGCAACCGGAACATCTTGGGGAACTTTTGCCATTATGATTCCAATTGCAGCAACCATTGTTGGTTCAACAAATCCCGAATGGATATTGCCAGCAATAGGCGCTGTTATGGCCGGCGCTGTTTTCGGTGACCATTGTTCGCCCATTTCCGATTCTACGATTTTATCGGCCATAGGTGCTGAATGTGAATTAATGGACCATGTTTCTACTCAGATTCCATATGCACTCACAGCAGCTCTTACTTCTCTCATTGGCTATATCGTATTCGGTTTAACGTCACTCGTTTGGCTCGGCTTAGCAGTAAACCTACTAGCTTTAATTGGTATTTTATTGTTAATGAAACAAAGAATGCTCCCCGTAATAGAAGCCACTGATTGAAAAAAGAGTGCCCAATTCCATGTTGGGCACTCTTTTAGATTTCTTTTCAGCCAACCAATCGATAAATTGAAAACCTTTCTCTCGCATTAATCTCAGATAATCTCGGCATTTTCACTTCTTTAAATAGAGTAAATGGCGTTTTCATTTCTAGGTAATCAATATATTCTTCTGCCGGATAGTAAAGAATCATATCAACCGTTCGATTGTTTGCTTCGACAGATTGTAGAATACGGTGAATCACTTTTATAAAGATTGGCAAGGAGAAAGGATTGAACAAAAAGAAACAACTGTCATTGTCCGCAACTCGATAGCTTTCCGCATATTCATGTTCAATTCGAATTGGCTTGCTTACTTTCTTCTTTTTCTGTAGATAAGTTGCTTCGTTTAATAAAGCTTCACGATATAATTGGACATTCATTTCAATGCCGACAACAGGCACTTGAAATCGATGATGAACGTAAAATAAAACACGCCCTTTGCCGCATCCGAAGTCAACAAATGCACCTGCTTGATTGACTGTGTATGCTTTGAATAATTCATCCAACATCCAATAAGGCGTGGCTTCGTAATGATGGTAATGTGCAGATTGATCAATCCGCTCGCCGACACTCCTCGTTTGGATATGGAGTAAACGATCTCTTTCCTTTTCATTCATGAACTTCTCTCCATCCTAACTATTTAATCCATATATTTACAATCAAGTCGAACATATCTGTATCGATTGTTCAATCGACTTTGACTTTGGTCTTCAATCCTACCTTCTTCATCTCTAACCCTCTGATTACACTCTTCAATTGTGCTGGATCGTGTGAGACAATAAAAGCTTTTCGAAACTGCTCATAATATTCATTTTCATGTGCTTTAGGTGATAGAATGATCAACTTCCGCGCTAATTTCTCTTCATATAGCTCAAATACTTTCGCTTTACGCGTATCGTCTAATGCACTGTCAAACTCATCTAGTACGATAAAACCTGCTTGATTTTCAAGGTTTTGCAGGAGCGATAACGCAAATAACAACGAGCTTAAGGATTCTTCTCCGCCTGAAACACCTTTTCCAACTCGGCCTCCCCGAGCTTTCAAACTTACATCTACTAGCTTTCCACGATGTCCTTCTTTTCTTACGTGGATAAACAATTTAAATATCGGACGTCCTTGCTTGTCCATCAGCTTTTCATATTTTATTTGTCCTTCAAACTGGAACATGCCCATATATTCCCCAAACAGCAAGTTTAACCTTTGAACTTGCATCGCAATTGCCGTTTCCAAACGTTGTTCATTTAGCACGGCGCGTTCTTCATTTTCTTCTAATAAGTTTTTGGCGGATTGTAATTCATCTTGTTTACGCGCAACTTCCGCTTCCAACGTGAAATAGTTTTCAACCGCATTCGGATCGATATTCTTTTCATTTAGCGCATTATGAAATTCAACCTTTGCTTGGTTTTGTCGATGTTGTAAGTCGAATTTAGAGTCAGTGCTCTCCTCATCAGCGATTGCGCGATCGACCAAATCAGGAATTAATAAACGTAACTCGTCTAATTCCGTTTTATAACCCATTCCTATGTTCGATATTGCAATCCGCTCGTTTTCTTTTTCGTTAATTTGTTCAGTAATCTGACCTTTGACTCTTTCTGCTTGGTCCAATTTATCCCCCAAACTTTCGATATCCCGCTGATTTTCTCGTGATTTTCCATGGATGTCATCCAATTGATCTTGAATTGAATTCTCGGTCCGCTTTAACGAAGAGATTTCCTGCCTTATCGTTTTACTTTCCTGTTCTAAGCGTTGCAAACGGTCAATTTTGTCCGCTTGTTGCCCGAATTGTTCATAAACCGATAAGTCTGCTTCACGAGCTTTTATTTCTTCTCTCTCTTCATACGCTTGTTTCCAAACGTCTTGCGCTTCTTTCTCGAACTCCCTTTTACTGTGCTGCAGCAACGTTAAATGCTCCGTTAATTTCTCTCGTTGCTCAAGACGATATTGTTGCTCCACTCTTTTGGATAATAATGCTTCAGCTTCCTCCACTTTATGAACGTCTGCATTCCATAAGCGATATTTTTCATTATCCTCGTCGATTTTTTCAGTCAGTACATCGATTTCCTTCGTAATTTCTTCTATCTTACGCTCAAGTACACTTCTTCTTTCATCTAAAGCTTTTTCACTTAAAATATACGTATCTCTTTCCTCTGGTCCGCGACTCCCACGCGAATCAATTAACAAACCATTTTGTAGAAAAGGTGCTTCTTCTGAAAAAAATTGCTCAATCCACCAAAGAACACGGGCTGCATCATTTTGCTCATTGGTAGACAACCCCTCTTGCATCGTTAGCCCATATTGCGGCAACGATGTAATCGAACGTGTAGGAATTAATTTCTTAAGTGAGACGTGGTATAAATCATTGAAAGGCTGGCAAGTAGATGCATCGTAAAATATTGAATGTTTTATTGCATCATATAAACGCTCTTTCTCTATCGACTGATTGTCCATCAATTTTACAAAATGACGTAATGTGTACGCTTGAATACCTT
This window of the Sporosarcina pasteurii genome carries:
- a CDS encoding chromosome segregation protein SMC, giving the protein MIPKRLRISGIRDYGPTEMNLGNADEHILITGPNGAGKSTISFCMGAVLRSSKVDIEGLKSQNLPEDETWRATIHFLYKNEGASRIDAPLYIEFRLICEQLPKQPIKLQYEIYDGDEVEELALRQTYRSGDANKNNFTAYRRELQYKYKIHPDLYYLIWYQQEVNQFSVMAPEERFRIFSEMHRIDSIQKDWETSLEVVKDAREAFNDATIKQKGYEFELNVARDHKERFEDNKRRLEENGYQYALTTNELKRNAEKARLEMERYIEERRIELEDLAEKEKLIVNQLEAAKEKQVVLLQNQKTSEEELVTVANDLTKKDYKLAEVVLEVDALQEVLSELQEAYVKLPFSEQETKQRWETATKQVVILQENEQTIRDRIQRCEEEMETTRQEQSNIQADIDQWEKQSEGAIELLGRYTSSYQLNNRIAELEASLQTDRALRDELRGRLQKYKEEFMMLQRNQIESPRQHAAIRYLKRQGIQAYTLRHFVKLMDNQSIEKERLYDAIKHSIFYDASTCQPFNDLYHVSLKKLIPTRSITSLPQYGLTMQEGLSTNEQNDAARVLWWIEQFFSEEAPFLQNGLLIDSRGSRGPEERDTYILSEKALDERRSVLERKIEEITKEIDVLTEKIDEDNEKYRLWNADVHKVEEAEALLSKRVEQQYRLEQREKLTEHLTLLQHSKREFEKEAQDVWKQAYEEREEIKAREADLSVYEQFGQQADKIDRLQRLEQESKTIRQEISSLKRTENSIQDQLDDIHGKSRENQRDIESLGDKLDQAERVKGQITEQINEKENERIAISNIGMGYKTELDELRLLIPDLVDRAIADEESTDSKFDLQHRQNQAKVEFHNALNEKNIDPNAVENYFTLEAEVARKQDELQSAKNLLEENEERAVLNEQRLETAIAMQVQRLNLLFGEYMGMFQFEGQIKYEKLMDKQGRPIFKLFIHVRKEGHRGKLVDVSLKARGGRVGKGVSGGEESLSSLLFALSLLQNLENQAGFIVLDEFDSALDDTRKAKVFELYEEKLARKLIILSPKAHENEYYEQFRKAFIVSHDPAQLKSVIRGLEMKKVGLKTKVKVD
- a CDS encoding Na+/H+ antiporter NhaC family protein; this encodes MEATWWSIVPPLLAITCAIITREVLLSLLLGVLSGALILANFSIAGGLSDSFQTIFVQVADPEWTVPILIFVFMLGGITALFGKSGATEQFGKWAMSKVKTRVGAQFVTMLTGYAIFIDDYFNSLAVGQIARPITDEHGVSRSKLAYLIDSTGAPICVLIPLSSWGAYVFSLLAEPIKTYGLGHSPVSAFFSVVPANYYAISSLFIVFLVIWMRVDFPLMRKHEQQAVDRRHGDKKLMTEHVQISFSQALDLLIPIFVLIVATIGFFLHTGGYFKGGNSLMEASGEGNITLALVYGVVVAVIVSALLYVPRKKLKAKEFISTFTKGMENMLGGALILVLAWSIGDIVGRLETGHFLASLVDGNVAFWVIPSILFVLGCLMSFATGTSWGTFAIMIPIAATIVGSTNPEWILPAIGAVMAGAVFGDHCSPISDSTILSAIGAECELMDHVSTQIPYALTAALTSLIGYIVFGLTSLVWLGLAVNLLALIGILLLMKQRMLPVIEATD
- a CDS encoding class I SAM-dependent methyltransferase — encoded protein: MNEKERDRLLHIQTRSVGERIDQSAHYHHYEATPYWMLDELFKAYTVNQAGAFVDFGCGKGRVLFYVHHRFQVPVVGIEMNVQLYREALLNEATYLQKKKKVSKPIRIEHEYAESYRVADNDSCFFLFNPFSLPIFIKVIHRILQSVEANNRTVDMILYYPAEEYIDYLEMKTPFTLFKEVKMPRLSEINARERFSIYRLVG